A single Pseudomonas sp. DC1.2 DNA region contains:
- a CDS encoding helicase, giving the protein MKFRFLLWMLGWLMGKASRTNPAFQQQLGDKELVFQLQTLDGKVARHFLVKEQRITSKSGVYAEAAFAIVFKDSAYGFATMQAKNKQLAFMTGIQDKSIQIKGNPALVMWFQGLTKYLKPRKAKPKA; this is encoded by the coding sequence ATGAAATTTCGTTTTCTTCTGTGGATGCTGGGTTGGTTGATGGGTAAGGCCAGCCGGACCAATCCTGCATTTCAACAGCAGTTGGGTGACAAGGAGTTGGTGTTTCAGCTACAGACTCTGGACGGGAAAGTCGCGCGGCATTTTTTGGTGAAAGAGCAGCGCATCACCAGCAAGTCCGGCGTGTATGCCGAGGCGGCGTTTGCAATTGTCTTTAAAGACTCGGCGTATGGCTTTGCCACGATGCAGGCGAAGAACAAGCAATTGGCGTTTATGACGGGGATTCAGGACAAGTCGATTCAGATCAAGGGCAATCCGGCGCTGGTGATGTGGTTCCAGGGGTTGACCAAGTATTTGAAGCCGAGGAAGGCTAAGCCTAAGGCTTGA
- a CDS encoding lysozyme inhibitor LprI family protein: MLKRFVLGLTNALIAFVLLPVSAAFAQDDCSETTSSLGVSPCSEAAKNATDSQLNTSYHQLMGRLESQYLADPKLGEEYSAMLNEPQRAWIKLRDTNCAVEAFEIDVGKPAYYQESVELLNAVIARNPARTVAYLNLADSYWGLKDKKQAAQAYKQYATLMSGAGKASKIPARVAERSD; the protein is encoded by the coding sequence ATGTTGAAGCGCTTTGTTTTAGGGTTAACCAACGCGCTAATCGCATTCGTGCTACTGCCGGTTTCGGCCGCCTTTGCTCAAGACGATTGCAGTGAAACCACCTCTAGCCTGGGGGTTTCCCCATGTTCCGAGGCTGCAAAAAATGCAACTGACTCGCAGCTGAATACGAGCTACCACCAACTGATGGGCAGGCTTGAATCTCAATACCTCGCCGATCCCAAATTGGGGGAAGAGTATTCGGCGATGTTAAACGAACCACAACGTGCGTGGATCAAGTTACGGGATACAAATTGCGCCGTGGAGGCCTTTGAGATTGATGTAGGTAAGCCCGCTTATTACCAAGAGTCGGTCGAGTTGTTGAACGCGGTGATTGCCCGGAACCCGGCTCGAACCGTGGCTTATCTGAACCTTGCGGACAGTTACTGGGGTCTGAAGGACAAGAAGCAGGCAGCCCAGGCGTATAAGCAATACGCCACGTTGATGAGCGGCGCGGGCAAGGCGTCGAAGATTCCTGCGCGGGTGGCTGAGCGCAGTGATTGA
- a CDS encoding lysozyme inhibitor LprI family protein — protein MQLLEVINKIFVVCVLSVSAGNVLADANCSATNLTNPDIINCSQQSFAKIDKLLNEQYKALSSELDPSSRPELLSAQKSWIKLKESYCAEEGDGATGEELPIDKLSCIKQFTSFRLNELVYLRTGVIGDGFYKAVSVVNEKTTAMNYSKAVEYVGGDTDFGPSWKEYAEKNCTMTKKLYGETAERCMARMRFQIPIY, from the coding sequence ATGCAATTGCTGGAAGTGATTAATAAAATATTTGTTGTCTGTGTTTTGTCTGTTTCCGCGGGTAATGTACTGGCGGATGCTAATTGTAGCGCCACGAATTTAACTAACCCTGACATTATCAACTGTTCGCAGCAGTCGTTCGCAAAAATTGATAAACTTCTTAATGAACAATATAAAGCATTATCTTCCGAATTGGATCCATCATCTAGACCCGAATTGCTGAGTGCGCAAAAAAGCTGGATTAAACTGAAAGAAAGTTACTGTGCGGAAGAAGGAGATGGGGCTACTGGTGAAGAATTGCCGATAGATAAGCTTTCCTGCATTAAGCAGTTTACGAGCTTCCGCTTGAATGAACTCGTGTATCTGCGCACCGGTGTAATTGGTGATGGATTTTACAAAGCTGTCTCAGTGGTCAATGAGAAAACTACTGCTATGAATTACTCTAAGGCTGTTGAGTACGTAGGCGGAGACACAGATTTTGGACCGTCATGGAAGGAATATGCAGAAAAAAATTGCACCATGACTAAGAAGTTATATGGCGAAACTGCCGAGAGATGTATGGCGCGTATGCGGTTTCAAATCCCAATCTATTAA
- a CDS encoding pesticin C-terminus-like muramidase, with protein MTETTSKVEKWSYPLAVEGAVATDPQQFYKALAKAKDGYYPLGANGLWHGGVHFDEATGLVKDLTEVRCIADGEVVAYRIDEAYPKSDFGSTQSVYSTGFVLVKHRLEFPTPPAPAAGVAPAAGPSLTFFSLYMHLLDWDTYKLTPGLGRPAFWSGGTWQVKSTANDPILGLRVRQERSGKPGYNNVLTVLPRGTVVETGEEDHGWLKVVSVTPADANVSPGTGWVFKREMTASATPNSYVIGSAAKDPMTPPQKGLAVHAAANQSSATTAILPIGTQVKIGNEGSSGKYQKLLEIVAGNPVPELTASNGILGYVWEGLLETKNEPAEKNAVHLLERPFPIKAGSLIGHVGKYQNHSDPAPKNLLHLEVFSCEDVKAFTELSKSKATSLPATEKTLLKIPKGSPLITHKQGMNATNPPKVTDAHTETGYDFLIPVGLLEALPAEKKIRAPVVMGGSTSYTLWWRLDGLLGDAAGNEISGWFAEPDIALSRHSPFEWDGFSFIEETVSNVDHLAAFLHAQESLTEEELATYLPNVGTANDGAAKQQLYKILDKNGNKKLTPSEIKEAFGKPWFSQPISQMVTRYESEWQYKQSKWDSLDELMGHSDSDPHKEWVEEKARIERLSWWDKLNGQHGITSDINIQHIHPLGLLAGFLSGCPEKCKAEVYNLDTTVGPYVVSKKLFEFLLAIEAYREHPYALTDDNSGITIGYGYDLGQQTAAGVDAELKDLYTADEIESLKGALGKKGQDARDYVYNVSSISISKDNALKLAVIMKKRYAQQVVDVYPKAINLHPDCQGVLLSLVVNRGNALTGNTPVKAQKRIEMKQIKEDFDSDKPELIPSRLRSMKRLWENDPQTAGVATRREKEAVFFEEALKCNCWK; from the coding sequence ATGACTGAGACAACAAGCAAAGTAGAGAAATGGTCCTATCCATTGGCAGTGGAGGGGGCAGTAGCGACAGATCCGCAGCAGTTTTATAAGGCACTGGCTAAGGCTAAAGATGGGTACTACCCACTAGGCGCTAACGGTCTTTGGCATGGTGGTGTTCACTTTGATGAGGCCACCGGTTTGGTGAAGGATCTGACGGAAGTCAGATGTATCGCTGATGGTGAGGTTGTGGCGTATCGGATTGATGAGGCTTACCCAAAGTCTGACTTTGGTTCGACACAGTCGGTTTATTCAACGGGTTTCGTGCTGGTCAAACACCGACTTGAATTTCCCACACCTCCTGCGCCAGCCGCAGGAGTGGCACCAGCAGCCGGACCCAGCCTGACGTTTTTTAGTTTGTATATGCATCTGTTGGATTGGGACACCTACAAATTAACGCCGGGCTTGGGCCGACCAGCGTTTTGGAGCGGTGGCACATGGCAAGTTAAATCAACTGCGAACGACCCAATCCTCGGCCTTAGGGTTCGTCAGGAACGCAGCGGTAAACCTGGCTATAACAATGTATTGACCGTATTGCCTCGAGGCACTGTTGTTGAAACCGGCGAAGAGGATCATGGGTGGCTCAAAGTGGTGAGTGTCACGCCCGCTGATGCCAACGTTTCGCCGGGAACAGGCTGGGTCTTCAAACGAGAAATGACTGCGAGTGCAACACCCAATAGCTACGTCATCGGCAGTGCTGCAAAAGACCCAATGACTCCGCCTCAGAAAGGGCTTGCCGTGCATGCAGCGGCCAACCAGTCGAGTGCGACGACAGCCATTCTGCCAATTGGCACTCAAGTGAAAATCGGCAATGAAGGTTCAAGCGGCAAGTATCAGAAGTTGCTAGAAATTGTTGCCGGTAACCCCGTCCCTGAGTTGACTGCCTCCAACGGCATACTCGGCTATGTGTGGGAAGGATTACTTGAAACGAAAAATGAGCCGGCAGAGAAAAATGCTGTCCATCTACTAGAACGACCATTTCCGATCAAGGCTGGGAGCTTGATTGGGCACGTTGGGAAATATCAGAACCACTCTGATCCAGCCCCCAAGAACCTGTTGCACCTGGAAGTTTTCAGCTGTGAGGACGTCAAAGCGTTTACCGAACTCAGCAAGTCCAAGGCCACCAGCTTGCCGGCGACTGAGAAGACACTGCTGAAGATCCCCAAAGGCAGTCCACTTATTACCCATAAACAAGGCATGAATGCTACAAATCCACCTAAAGTGACTGATGCGCATACAGAGACTGGTTATGATTTTTTGATTCCTGTCGGCTTGCTTGAGGCTTTGCCTGCGGAGAAAAAAATCAGGGCTCCAGTCGTTATGGGCGGAAGCACTAGCTACACGCTTTGGTGGCGTTTGGATGGGCTTCTGGGGGATGCGGCAGGTAATGAGATCAGCGGTTGGTTTGCCGAACCAGATATTGCGTTGTCACGTCATTCGCCTTTTGAGTGGGATGGCTTCAGTTTCATCGAAGAAACCGTTAGCAATGTGGATCACCTGGCTGCATTCCTTCATGCTCAGGAAAGTCTGACTGAAGAGGAGCTAGCGACGTACCTGCCGAACGTAGGAACCGCCAACGATGGCGCTGCGAAGCAGCAGTTGTATAAAATACTGGATAAAAATGGCAATAAAAAACTTACCCCCTCTGAAATAAAAGAAGCATTCGGAAAACCTTGGTTCTCCCAGCCTATATCTCAGATGGTCACGCGTTATGAGAGTGAGTGGCAATATAAGCAATCAAAGTGGGACTCCCTGGATGAACTAATGGGGCACAGCGATTCGGATCCGCATAAGGAGTGGGTTGAGGAGAAGGCGCGTATTGAGCGCCTGAGTTGGTGGGACAAGCTGAACGGGCAACATGGCATCACCAGCGACATTAATATTCAGCACATTCACCCACTCGGGCTATTGGCTGGATTTTTGTCAGGATGTCCGGAGAAGTGTAAGGCAGAGGTCTATAACTTAGATACGACGGTTGGGCCATATGTTGTATCCAAAAAGCTATTTGAGTTTCTTCTGGCGATTGAGGCGTACAGAGAGCATCCGTATGCCTTGACCGATGATAATAGCGGTATAACCATAGGCTACGGCTATGATCTTGGGCAGCAAACGGCTGCCGGCGTAGATGCGGAGCTTAAAGATCTTTATACAGCAGATGAGATCGAGAGTTTGAAAGGCGCTTTGGGTAAGAAAGGTCAGGATGCCAGGGATTATGTTTATAATGTAAGTTCTATATCAATTAGTAAGGACAATGCTCTTAAGTTGGCGGTTATTATGAAGAAAAGATATGCTCAGCAAGTTGTTGATGTGTATCCCAAGGCCATAAATCTGCACCCTGACTGTCAGGGGGTGCTTCTCTCTCTTGTAGTGAATAGAGGGAATGCACTAACCGGAAATACCCCGGTTAAGGCACAGAAGCGTATAGAAATGAAGCAAATAAAAGAAGATTTTGATAGCGACAAACCTGAGCTTATTCCTTCACGACTTCGTAGTATGAAAAGACTTTGGGAGAATGATCCTCAAACGGCCGGGGTAGCGACAAGGCGTGAAAAAGAAGCGGTTTTTTTTGAGGAGGCTTTAAAATGCAATTGCTGGAAGTGA
- the tssI gene encoding type VI secretion system tip protein TssI/VgrG, producing MFNPANETHFSLTVEDYDGDLQVLSFTGTEGISQPYRFDLELVSENPDLDLEKLLHKQAFLALDPQGSGIHGQIYRVAQGDAGKRLTRYKISLVPQLQYLHHRTNQRIYQQMSAPKIIALILDEHGIKGNAYSFQLSQPCPDRDYCVQYDETDLHFVQRLCEEEGIHYHFQHSEKAHLLVFGDDQTVFPKLGQPTAYVQGSGMVADEPVIKGFKLRLETRTSRTTRRDYDFEKPRLQLESAYKPESNPDGETTEPDLEDYDYPGRFIDRTRGKLLSQRALERHRADYQQAEGWGDQTTLSSGHFLEISDHPRQEWNDLWLLTEIFHEGKQPQVLEESVTSDTTDNKDDFHQGYRNRFLATPWNVFYRPALQHPKPRVLGSQTAMVTGPKGEEIHCDSYGRIKVQFHWDREGLADDKTSCWMRVSSSWAGDRYGAIAIPRIGMEVLVTFLEGDPDQPLVTGCLYHKENQVPYELPANKTRTVFKTLSSPGGGGYNELRIEDKKGAEQIFIHAQRDWDENIEHDQKIRVGNERHDTVEKNTYTELKAEEHRTTIADRKTETRMDDHLTIGQNQHVKLGTAQLTSAGKEIHLKAGDKIVIEAGMELTVKAGGSFIKLDAGGITVVGPVIKINAGGSAGNGTGIGIKPPVLPGAADKDKAGSLMDQALMNAPEEQVKRQPKRMLNFSG from the coding sequence ATGTTCAACCCCGCTAACGAAACCCACTTCAGCCTCACCGTCGAAGACTACGACGGCGACCTGCAAGTGCTGTCGTTCACCGGCACCGAAGGCATCAGCCAGCCGTATCGCTTTGACCTGGAACTGGTCAGCGAAAACCCGGACCTGGACCTGGAAAAACTCCTGCACAAACAGGCGTTCCTCGCGCTCGACCCACAGGGCTCTGGAATCCACGGCCAGATCTACCGCGTCGCCCAGGGCGATGCTGGCAAACGCCTGACCCGCTACAAAATCTCCCTGGTGCCGCAACTGCAATACCTGCATCACCGCACCAACCAGCGCATCTACCAACAGATGTCGGCGCCGAAAATCATCGCGCTGATCCTCGACGAGCACGGCATCAAGGGCAACGCTTATAGCTTCCAGTTGAGCCAGCCATGCCCGGACCGCGACTACTGCGTGCAGTACGACGAAACCGACCTGCACTTCGTGCAACGACTGTGCGAGGAGGAGGGTATTCACTACCATTTCCAGCACAGCGAAAAAGCTCACCTGCTGGTGTTCGGCGACGACCAAACCGTGTTCCCGAAACTTGGCCAGCCCACCGCGTATGTACAGGGCAGTGGCATGGTCGCCGACGAACCGGTAATCAAAGGTTTCAAACTACGCCTGGAGACCCGCACCAGCCGCACGACGCGCCGCGACTACGATTTCGAAAAACCACGCCTGCAACTCGAGTCCGCCTACAAACCCGAGAGCAATCCCGACGGCGAAACCACCGAACCAGACCTGGAAGACTACGACTACCCCGGCCGCTTCATCGACCGCACACGTGGCAAACTCCTCAGCCAACGAGCGCTGGAACGCCACCGCGCCGACTACCAGCAAGCCGAAGGCTGGGGCGACCAAACCACGCTCAGCAGCGGCCACTTCCTGGAAATCTCCGACCACCCGCGCCAAGAGTGGAACGACCTCTGGCTGCTGACCGAGATTTTTCACGAAGGTAAGCAACCACAAGTCCTTGAAGAGTCAGTGACCAGCGACACCACTGACAACAAAGACGACTTCCACCAGGGCTACCGCAACCGCTTCCTCGCCACTCCGTGGAACGTGTTCTACCGCCCGGCCCTGCAACACCCGAAACCCCGCGTCCTCGGCAGCCAAACCGCCATGGTCACCGGTCCCAAAGGTGAAGAAATCCACTGCGACTCATACGGACGCATCAAAGTGCAATTCCACTGGGACCGCGAAGGTTTGGCCGACGACAAAACCAGCTGCTGGATGCGTGTCTCCAGCAGTTGGGCCGGCGACCGCTACGGCGCCATCGCCATCCCGCGCATCGGCATGGAAGTCCTCGTCACCTTCCTCGAAGGCGACCCCGACCAACCGCTGGTGACCGGTTGCCTGTACCACAAGGAAAATCAGGTTCCCTACGAGTTGCCGGCCAACAAAACCCGCACCGTCTTCAAAACCCTCAGCTCACCGGGGGGCGGCGGATACAACGAACTGCGCATCGAAGACAAGAAAGGCGCGGAACAAATCTTCATCCATGCCCAGCGTGATTGGGATGAAAACATCGAGCACGACCAGAAAATCCGTGTCGGCAATGAACGCCACGATACGGTGGAGAAGAACACCTACACCGAGTTGAAGGCTGAAGAACATCGCACCACGATTGCGGACCGCAAGACTGAAACACGGATGGACGACCACCTGACGATTGGGCAGAACCAGCATGTGAAGCTCGGGACTGCACAACTGACGAGTGCGGGGAAAGAGATACATCTGAAGGCTGGGGACAAGATTGTTATTGAGGCTGGGATGGAGCTGACGGTGAAGGCCGGTGGCAGCTTCATCAAGCTCGACGCCGGTGGGATTACGGTGGTTGGGCCGGTGATCAAGATCAATGCCGGTGGGTCTGCTGGAAATGGGACGGGGATTGGGATTAAACCGCCGGTGCTACCGGGGGCTGCGGATAAGGATAAGGCGGGGAGTTTGATGGATCAGGCGTTGATGAATGCGCCGGAAGAACAGGTCAAACGCCAACCCAAACGAATGCTCAATTTTTCCGGTTAA
- a CDS encoding serine/threonine-protein kinase, whose protein sequence is MTELMLPIDDLLVTEEQDNNLTYFAFAKSLNGEPHKAQPALAPTRASVGEMPDVLAGRYRIERLLGAGGMGAVYRARDLLNEQFGDPDPYIALKILSEEFAESPDASALLYSEFALTRRLRHDNVLRFHTFEVDTDCQRAFITMELMRGLTLDKLLCERPLGLPWFELRDIALPLLNALAYAHARGVLHGDMKPSNVMLSEDGVRLFDFGLGQAEEGILPGLPHLSRSRFNAWTPGYAAPELLEGQPLTAGADVYGVACVLYELAGGKHPFRRLPSTQARDEHLERELRAPKNLPKHCWPALRKALTFNAADRTISAAQLRDAMGATSSLLQRLRLRA, encoded by the coding sequence ATGACTGAACTCATGCTACCGATCGACGACCTGCTGGTGACCGAAGAGCAGGACAACAACCTGACCTACTTTGCGTTCGCCAAGTCCCTGAACGGAGAGCCGCATAAGGCACAACCCGCACTGGCGCCGACCCGGGCCAGCGTCGGTGAAATGCCCGATGTGCTCGCAGGCCGTTACCGCATCGAGCGCCTGCTCGGTGCCGGTGGCATGGGCGCGGTTTACCGTGCGCGGGACTTGCTGAACGAACAGTTCGGCGATCCCGACCCTTACATCGCGCTGAAAATCCTCAGCGAAGAATTTGCCGAATCGCCGGACGCCAGTGCCTTGCTCTACAGCGAGTTCGCCCTGACCCGACGACTGCGACACGACAACGTGCTGCGTTTTCACACCTTTGAAGTCGACACCGACTGCCAGCGCGCCTTCATCACCATGGAGCTCATGCGTGGGCTGACCCTGGACAAATTGCTCTGCGAGCGGCCCCTTGGCCTGCCGTGGTTTGAGCTGCGCGATATTGCGCTGCCGCTGCTCAACGCGCTGGCCTACGCCCACGCGCGTGGTGTGCTGCACGGCGACATGAAGCCGAGCAATGTGATGCTCAGCGAAGACGGCGTGCGCCTGTTTGACTTCGGTCTGGGTCAGGCAGAAGAGGGCATCTTGCCCGGCCTGCCGCACCTGAGTCGCAGCCGCTTCAACGCCTGGACCCCCGGCTACGCTGCCCCCGAGCTGCTCGAAGGCCAGCCGCTGACCGCCGGCGCCGATGTCTACGGCGTGGCGTGTGTGCTCTACGAATTGGCCGGCGGTAAACACCCATTCCGCCGCTTGCCCTCGACCCAGGCCCGCGACGAGCACCTGGAGCGCGAGCTGCGCGCACCGAAGAATCTACCGAAACATTGCTGGCCAGCCCTGCGCAAAGCGCTGACCTTCAACGCGGCTGATCGCACGATCAGCGCTGCACAACTGCGTGACGCCATGGGCGCCACTTCGTCTTTGCTGCAACGCCTGCGACTGCGGGCGTAA
- a CDS encoding PP2C family serine/threonine-protein phosphatase, translating to MLVASPWRSAARTDAGKVRARNEDAFLDSPQQGLWVVADGMGGHQGGDIASQLIVASLAELPVQDDFDERLKGIRQCLHWLNRRLGQELTVTAGRHDSIMGSTVVALLVEGSRAACIWAGDSRCYMWRGQRLYQLSKDHSLQQQLIDEQNMSIEDARAHPSAHALTRAVGAADVLILDVLELEVYPGDTFLLCSDGLYQGLSSDALGNALSLTAPHVALERLFDGALRGSARDNLTAVVIRR from the coding sequence ATGCTGGTTGCCAGTCCTTGGCGCAGCGCTGCGCGTACCGATGCCGGGAAGGTTCGGGCGCGCAACGAAGATGCCTTTCTCGACTCGCCGCAGCAGGGGCTGTGGGTGGTCGCGGACGGCATGGGCGGTCATCAGGGTGGCGACATCGCCAGTCAGTTGATCGTCGCCAGCCTGGCCGAACTGCCGGTGCAGGATGACTTCGACGAGCGACTCAAAGGCATACGCCAGTGCTTGCACTGGCTGAACCGCCGCTTGGGTCAGGAGTTGACCGTCACGGCCGGTCGTCATGACAGCATCATGGGCAGCACCGTGGTGGCGCTGCTGGTAGAAGGCAGTCGCGCGGCCTGCATCTGGGCCGGCGACAGCCGTTGCTACATGTGGCGGGGCCAGCGTTTGTATCAACTGTCCAAGGATCATTCGCTGCAACAGCAACTGATCGACGAGCAAAACATGAGCATCGAGGACGCCCGTGCCCATCCTTCGGCCCATGCCTTGACCCGTGCGGTCGGGGCGGCCGATGTGCTGATACTGGACGTGCTCGAACTCGAGGTTTATCCCGGCGACACGTTCCTGTTGTGCAGCGACGGTTTGTACCAAGGCCTCAGCAGCGATGCCTTGGGCAACGCCCTGAGCCTGACCGCGCCGCACGTTGCGCTGGAGCGTCTGTTCGACGGCGCTTTGCGCGGCTCGGCCCGGGACAACTTGACTGCTGTGGTGATCCGCCGATGA